The genomic stretch TACAAATTTCATCCCGATCTGGAACCAATGCTGCCCCTGCTGCCGGGGGTCACCGATTTCTCCACCCCCGAGAAAGTATCGGAGATTCGCAAACTCCACGCGCAGATGATCCCGGCGCTCGAAGATCGGACCGACGTGACGACCGAAGACCGACGGATCCCCGGCCCCGAGGGTGCACCCGAGGTACCCATCCGGATCTATCACCCTGGCGCTGCCGCCCCCGGCCTCGCGGGCACCAGCAGCAGCGCTTCCCTGCCCGGCATCCTGGAGATCCACGGCGGCGGATTCATGACCGGCAGCATCCAAATGATGGATGCCTGGTGCCAGAAGGCCGCTGCCGAGGTCGGTGCCGTGGTCGTCTCTGTCGACTACCGACTCGCTCCCGAAAACCCCTTCCCCGCCGGTGTCGAGGATTGCTACACCGCGCTTTGCTGGTTGGCGGCGAATGCAGGCAGCCTCGGCGTCGATCCGCTCCGAATCGCCGTCAGCGGTCAGAGCGCCGGCGGCGGATTGTCGGCAGGAACCGCACTGATGGCGCGCGATCGCGGTGGCCCCGCCCTTGCTCTGCAATTGCTCGAGATCCCCGAACTGGATGATCGGCTCGACACGCCCTCGATGGTGGCCTTCGAGGACACGCCGGTGTGGAACCGGCCCAATGCTGTCTGGAGCTGGAAGCATTATCTCGGCCCCGATCATCAGTCCGGCGACTCCGTCTCGCCCTACGCGGCACCGGCGCGTGCCGAGGACCTGAGCGGACTGCCGACGACCTATATCTCCACCATGCAATACGACCCCCTGCGCGACGAGGGCCTGCGCTACGGCATGCGCCTGATGGAAGCCGGGGTGACCGTCGAGATGCATTCCTATGCAGGCACCTTTCACGGCTCGGCCATGGTCACGGAGGCCGAGCCCTCCGTGCGGAACCTCGCCGAGGTGGTCACGATCCTGCGGCAAGTGCTGCGCGGCGCCTAGGCATCGCACGGCCAGCTGGTGCGATCGCCCCTCTCATCGGCTGCCCCCACAGCGCCAGGAACACCCATCCAGCCGAAATTTCGGGAAACGACCGGCAATCCTTTTTTGTATTCGATGCCATGATATCGTCCTGCACAGCTACCCCGATCGCGGTAGTGCAAGGAGATACCGAGATGCCTGAAGTACCGGAGACCAAATTCACATTCTGTCGTATTTGCGAGGCATCCTGCGGGCTCGAGGTGGACGTCGCCGACGACCGGATCGTCGATATCCGGCCCGACAAGGCACATGAGGCCACCGAGGGGTATGCCTGCATCAAGGGGCTCCACCAGCATCAGATGTATGATTCGCCCGATCGGCTCGAATACCCGATGAAGCGCACCGGCACCCGCTGGGATCGCATCTCCTGGGAACAGGCCATGTCCGAGATCGGTCAGAAGGTAGGCCGACTGGCGGCCGACGACCCTGACTCGATCGCCATGTATGTGGGTACGGCGGCCGGGTTCTCCGTCCTGCACCCGATCTTTGCGCAAGGCTTCATGCAGGGCATCGGCTCGCGCAGCATGTATGCCTCGGCCACTCAGGATTGCGCGAATAAATTCGCCATGGCCACCCAGGTCTACGGCTTTCCGTTCACCCAGCCCTTTGTCGATCTGGAAAACACCGAGTGTCTGATCCTGGTCGGCACCAATCCGGCGGTCTCCAAATGGACGTTCCTGCAGGTCCCAAATCCGGGGAAACGACTCAAGGAAATTCGGGCACGCGGTGGACACGTTTTCATCGTGGACCCGCGCCGCACCGAATCTGCCAAGGTCGCCGGCGAGCATGTCTTTGTCCGCCCAAACACCGATATCTTTTTCTATCTGGCGTTCCTGCGCGAGTTGATCGAGATCGGCGGCGTCGATGAAAGCCATGTCCGTCAATATATGTCCGGCTTCGACGAGCTTCGCGCCGTCGTGCAACCCTGGACGGCCGAGCGCGCCGCCGAAGTCACCAAGATCCCCGCCGACGTTCTGCGTCGCATGGTGCGCGCCTACCACGAGGCCGACGGGGCGTGTCTGGCCAGCGGGACCGGGATCGGCCAGGGCACCGAAGGGACTCTATGTGTCTGGCTGCAGGAGGCCATCAACGCCGTCTCGGGCAATCTCGATCGCAAGGGCGGTTCGCTGGTCGGCGAAGGCGTCTTCGATTTCGCAAAGTTCGGCGTGCGCACGGGCATGTTCGTCAAGAAAAACTACTCGCGCGTCGGAGAATTCGAGTCGGTAAACGATGCTCTTCCGGGGGGTGTGCTGGCCGATGAGATCCTCACGCCGGGCGAGCGCCAGGTGCGCGCCCTCTTTGTCACCGGCGGCAACCCGCTACTGACCATGGCCAATGCCGGGCGCCTGCGCGATGCGTTCGCGAAGCTCGAACTACTGGTCACGCTGGACATCTACCGCAACGAAACAGGCGCGCTCGCCCATTACGTGCTGCCCGCGACGTCCCCCATGCAACGCCCCGACCTGCCCTTTGCCTTCCCGCTTTTTCTCGGCATGCAGACGCGTCCCTACATCGCAGCGACCGAAGCCGTCGTGCCGCCCACCGGCGAACAACGTGACGAGGCGAGCATCTACGTCGACCTCTGCCGGGCCTCCGGCATTCCGATGTTCGGCTCGCGTATCGCGCAGAGATCGCTGGAGATG from Candidatus Binatia bacterium encodes the following:
- a CDS encoding alpha/beta hydrolase, translated to MSDYKFHPDLEPMLPLLPGVTDFSTPEKVSEIRKLHAQMIPALEDRTDVTTEDRRIPGPEGAPEVPIRIYHPGAAAPGLAGTSSSASLPGILEIHGGGFMTGSIQMMDAWCQKAAAEVGAVVVSVDYRLAPENPFPAGVEDCYTALCWLAANAGSLGVDPLRIAVSGQSAGGGLSAGTALMARDRGGPALALQLLEIPELDDRLDTPSMVAFEDTPVWNRPNAVWSWKHYLGPDHQSGDSVSPYAAPARAEDLSGLPTTYISTMQYDPLRDEGLRYGMRLMEAGVTVEMHSYAGTFHGSAMVTEAEPSVRNLAEVVTILRQVLRGA
- a CDS encoding molybdopterin-dependent oxidoreductase, with the translated sequence MPEVPETKFTFCRICEASCGLEVDVADDRIVDIRPDKAHEATEGYACIKGLHQHQMYDSPDRLEYPMKRTGTRWDRISWEQAMSEIGQKVGRLAADDPDSIAMYVGTAAGFSVLHPIFAQGFMQGIGSRSMYASATQDCANKFAMATQVYGFPFTQPFVDLENTECLILVGTNPAVSKWTFLQVPNPGKRLKEIRARGGHVFIVDPRRTESAKVAGEHVFVRPNTDIFFYLAFLRELIEIGGVDESHVRQYMSGFDELRAVVQPWTAERAAEVTKIPADVLRRMVRAYHEADGACLASGTGIGQGTEGTLCVWLQEAINAVSGNLDRKGGSLVGEGVFDFAKFGVRTGMFVKKNYSRVGEFESVNDALPGGVLADEILTPGERQVRALFVTGGNPLLTMANAGRLRDAFAKLELLVTLDIYRNETGALAHYVLPATSPMQRPDLPFAFPLFLGMQTRPYIAATEAVVPPTGEQRDEASIYVDLCRASGIPMFGSRIAQRSLEMAMAFHSRRHPDQLPALPQRGLLSMLLRITGQGGFDALAREPQGRLRPAGQGGDFLGKRVVTADGLVHLAPERFLAAAERLEGKWQAEREAKPTFRLISKRDHKTHNSWTHNIESFITEGFQTNYLHMHPQDAAQVGIAEGALADVISPVATVRVPVRIIEDLMPGSVALP